The Bdellovibrio bacteriovorus genome includes the window CCACCCTCATCTGGAAAAAGACTATATATGTCTTGAACTTTGACAGGTCCCCGAAACTTCAGTTCAGGGAGCCAAATTGCGTCACCTCCATGAAATTTCGATGAGGTCCCACTCCTCAAGTCCTCTAAAACTCTGATGAACAGTGGCATTTTAGTTGCTCCTAAGCCCGCAGGATTAACCGTGGAGGTTTATTAATATGGAATTCGTACTATCGTTAGCACGTGGATTCACGTCAGCAGATGCATTTTGGATGTGGGCTATTTTGGCCGCTCAAATCGTTTCTATCGCAATTATTGCGGAAAGAAGTGTGGCTCTTTTCGGTGCTCGTAAGATCAATCAAAAAGACCTTTCTAAGCTTTTGGCCGAAGACATTAAGGCCGGAAACCTAGATAAAGCTCTTCGTCGCGCTATGCAAATGGGCAAAAACGAACCTTTGGGCGTTGTTGCTTCCGCTGGCATTCAAGCAGCTCTAGATATGGGCGGCAAAGAAGAAATCCAACTTAAAATGGATGAAGTTCTACTAGAAGAAAACTCTCGCGTTGAAAAACGCATTGGTTTCTTGGCGATGTTTGCCAACGTAGCAACTTTGATTGGTCTATTAGGTACAATCACGGGTCTTATTCACTCTTTTGCGGGTATCGCCAATGCCAATCCAGCAGAAAAAGCTGCGATCTTGTCAGCCGGTATCTCTTTAGCGATGAATACAACGGCTTACGGTCTTATCGTTGCGGTTCCAGCCCTGATCATGTACGCGGTTTTACAAAACCGTGCGTCTCGTTTAACAGATGACCTTAATAAAGGTGCACTGAATCTTTTCATCCAGTTGGGCTTTCATTATGAGCCAGTAACTGCTGAAGAGAAAACTAGCAAAAAATCTGCGAAGTAATTCGCGCTAAACCGGGAGTTCACCATGGATCACGATAAGGATCTGAACTTTGAAATTAATATTCTTCCGATTCTAGACATCTTGTCAGTGCTCATCTGCTTTTTGCTTTTGACCGCTGTATGGGTGCAAATCGGAACTCTTGATACTCGACAGGCCATTGGCGACAACTCCACGGCAGGGGCCGAAAATCCCCCGTCTCTTTGGATCACTGTCGACACTCAAGGCGCGGTTCAGCTTTCAATGCGTGATCTTCCCAATAAGAAGACTTACGAAGAGCAAATCCGTAGTTCTGGCCGTGGTGTGAACTGGGAAGTATTGGAAGCAAAAATCCAGGCTTTAAAACAACAATGGCCGGATCTTAAAACCGGCGTTGTTCGCCCTGAAGCTCAAGCGTCCTACGGTGATGTGATCCGCATTATGGATCAGCTTAAAAAATTCCAATTTGAAGGAGTGGGACTTTCCCCACTTGGATAGGACATTTTTATGAAATCCTCTTCCTTTGCGGATAAAAATAAAAAATCGCCTTTGGGTTCACTCATGAACCTAAAGCCGGGAATTAAAGGCAAAAAGAAAGGCGTGCGTGATTTAGCTCTCGCGCTTCCTTTAACTTCGTTGATCGATGCGTTTTCGATCATCGTTATCTATCTTTTGATCGGAACCCAAACCACAGGTCAAGAAGCAGATCTTCCTAAGAATCTGACTTTACCAATGGCAGAACACTCTGTCGGTCTGGATAAAGAGACGACGACTTTGACCATTCAAAAAGGTGTTTACCGTTTGAATGATCAAGTGGTTCCGGTGCGCGTTTTGGCGCAAAAGCTTTCAGAAATTAAGAAAGCTTCTAAAGAAGACATGACAGAACTTTTGGTTCAAGCCGATCAAGAAATGAAGTTTGAAGATTTGGATCCTTTGCTTAAAGCAAGCAGCCAATCAGGCTTCGAAAAAATGAAATTTGCGGTGGTACCTTCAAAATGAAAACACTCAACGACATCCTAACCCTAGCAGCCTTTGTGACTGGCATTTTAGCTCCTAACGGGGCTTTTGCCGATAAAATGAACGCCGACACGCAGGATCTCGTGATCAAAAAAATGGAGCGTGTCCTGTCGGCGATGGATAAAAACGAAAGTTCTTATCTGTCTAGTCAACAGCGTCTAGCCGACTTGTTGTCGGAGCGTGCCCGCATGCGTTTTATGCTGGAAGTTGAAGCCAACTGTAACGGCTGTAAGGGCTCTCAAGCCGATCGTTTAAAAGCGGTTGGCATTTATGAATCCCTGCTTAAAGATGTCAAAATCAATGAGCACGGTCCCATTCTTTTCCAATTGGCTCACTTGTATGAAATGGCCGGTCAAAACGATAAAGCTATTAGCTTGTATGAATCTATCGTTAAAGACGCCAAAAAGAAAAACATCAACCCTGCCATCGTGACTCGTTCACGCGTGGGTTTGGGTGATTTGTTATTTGCTAAAGGCAAATTCAAAGAAGCTCGCGAAAACTATCTCGTCGCTTTAAAAGACTCTAAATTAGAAAACCGCTCTTTGACGGTTTATAACTTAGCTTGGTGTGAATTTAACACGGACAACCTCAAAGGCGCCATTGCCACTTTAGAAACCTTGCTTAAAACTCCCCAAAAAATCACTCGGGATACAGATGAAGGCAGCCGTTATGATGGCGCTTTCCATACTGATATTATGCGCGATTTAGGAACGTTCTATACCAAACAAGACGTGACTTCTAAAGAAATCAACAGCTTTGAAGCTTTAGCCCCCGCTGAAAAGCGCAAAGATTTGTTATTGTATTTTGCCAAAGAAACAGATCGCATCGGTCAAAAAAAGGCCGCGCGCGAAATCATGAACCGTTATTTGGCTGACACTACTTTGACTAAAGAAGAGCGCATTGATGCTTCCGTGCAAATGGCGCAAATCAGCTATGACCAAGGGGAAACAGCGGCTTCTATCGCCGCTTTTGCTAAAGCTGCTGCCGACATCCAAAAGAATGGCTGCAAAAATGGCAAATGTGACGAGTTCCAAAAATCTATGAAGCGCTTCGTAACTGAGCTTCATAGATCTAAAAAGTTAAAACCAGATCAAGATCTTTTGAACGCTTATGTTACATACACCAACACCTTCCCGGCTGATAAGGAAATGGTTTTGCGGGGTGCTTCGGTCGCAACGGAAATGAATAACTATGCGGTCGCCATTCAATTTAATCGCATCATCAGCGAAAATAAGGCGTTTGATCAAAAAGACCGCACAGAGGCATTGCAAAATGAAGTTTCAGTGGCGGAACGCTCTAAAAACCCCACCATGCAGCGTGAAGCTTATCTGCATTACTTAAAATATGCTGATGAGGGTCCTAAGGCGTTTGAAGTTCGTTACCAATTGGCTTACTTAAGCTATTCACAAAAACAATTTCAAGACGCCGCAGGTGCTTTTGAAGACTTAGCTAAAGACAAAAAAGGCACGCCGGATCTTCGCAAAAAAGCCGCGGATCTTTCTTTAGATGCTTTGGCTCAAGTTAAAAACGAAAAGGCTTTAGAAGCCTTGGCTTGGGATTATTCTGTTATTTTTCCTCAACACAACAAAGAGTACTCGCAAATCGCGCGTCGTACTTTGATGAACAATGTAGCTCGCACCGCCAATGATGCCGCGGCCGATAAATCTGCTTTGAAATCATCGTTAAATGCTTTGGATGACCGTAAAATCCAAAACGCCTCGCCTGCTGAAAAAATCTTGTTCTATAAAAATCAAAGTGTTTTGGCATTGAAAGTAGAAGATGAAAAGACTTATATCACGTCTTTAAATGCCCTTCTTGCCATCCCCTCTTTGTCTAAAGAAGAGCGTTTGCAGGCCTTAGAGCAACTAACAAGCTATTACGAAAAGCGTTTGGATTTCCAAAATGCTTACGCCACAGCTTCGCGCATTAACAATCCTAAAATCTCTGAGAAGGAAAAAGAATTCCGTTTAGGAACCTTGGCGGACCTTGGTGGAATGGATGCTTCTAAGCACTATCGCCGTGCTTTAAAGGCCGGTCTTGCGGGTGAACGCGCTTATGTCGTGCGCACGCGTTTGGTGTTGTTGTCATCTTCACCGGTTAAAGAACTTAAAGAACAAGCCAAAGTTCTTAAACAAAAACCTTCGATGCTGAATGAAACAGTTCTTTTGGTTTACGGTAAAACTGGCGATGCCAAAGGTCTTTCCGCTATCACAGGCATGAAGGAAATGCGTAAGCAATCGGCAGTGAATTTCATTGCTAAGCAGTACTTTTACGAAAAAGTGGGTCGTGAAGCGAATAAAATTGCTCAGCATAAACTGAACACTAAAAACGACCGTGTCTTGCAAAAATCTTTGACCGACAGAATCTTGCTTTTAAAGCGAGCTGACAAATTGCTTGAAGAAAGCTTGGCCTTAAAAGATGTGACTGCCCAAATGTTGGCATTAAACGTCGTTTCTGTCGAAAACTTGCGTATGGTTCAAGACTTAGCTGGCCTCCCCCTACCAGCCGGTCTTTCCGAGAAGGAAAAGGCTCAGTATCTGGGACTGCTTAAAAATCAATCTCGCCCTTACTTGATGAAAGCGCGTGTGGCCCAAGCCAAAGAACAAGAAATTTGGACTCGCTCTAATGCTTTAGCTATGACCATTAAGGACTACCAAACGGCGCGTCCTGAGTTAAAGCCCCTATTGGGTCGTGAGCTTTCATTATTGAATCAAGTGCCAGGTAAAGGCCCTATGAAGTCAGCCTTAGAAGACGCTTTATCTGAGCGCCCATTTTCGTCACGTGACCTGGTGTCTGCGCGCAAAGCTGTGGCGCAATCACCGTCAGATTTGAAGGAAATTGAAAACTTGAAAATGATTGAGACAAAAATCGGCCACCCTCTTATGCCTGCTTACCTGGAAGCGCGTATAAGCCACTTACAGAGAGGAAAAAGCCTATGAAATCAATAATCTCGTTGGCCCTGATCTTGCTATTCTCCACAGTGACTTTCGCCGGAAAAACGGCCCAAAAGGCCGAAACTTCGGGAGCAAAAAAACCTCGTTTGAGCACTTCCTTTAAGTTTGATGGAAGTGCCTTAAGAGGGAAATACAACAGCTCCATGAGTACCGCGGCGACAGTCGAGAACGATAAACTCTTGGATGATCTCCTTAAAGGACGAACGCAGTTTGCGGACCGTCTCGATAAGGAGACTGAACGTAACTAAAGGAACCTAACATATGAGTACTGCGAAACTAGTGATTCTCGAAAACACTCTAGGACAAAAAGTTCGCACCTTTGCGGTAAACTCGGACAACTTGAACCTAGTTTATTTGAAAGACAAAAGACGTATCGAAGCGTGTGCTCAATTGCAGGATCTGGATAACGAGGGAATTGAATATTCCTTGGTTAAAAAGCTTAAGCTTTCGCAAATCTCTGAAGACGGAGTTGAAATCCAAGGCCTCGGCCGCCTCCGTCTTTTCTCTGAATCAGCTAAAAACAGCCCTACTTATGTTTTGGCTGAAGAACAAGACGACGAAAAATTAAAACTCTTCGTTAAAAACACCGCCATCGGTCACGTGGCCGCGGTGGCTTTGCTTTTAATCGCTTCATGGGTTTCTGCTCATTACTTTACTAAAGCTCAAGAGCCTCAATTAGTGACAATCACTCTGCCTCAAGAGGTTAAAAAAGAAACTCCTAAACCAGAAACTCGTCAAACGGTGAAAGTTTCTGAAAAGAAAATCAAGCCGACGAACAAAGTCGTTAAAAAAGTCGTAAAAACTCACACTTTAGTTAAACGTACGGCAAAAGCAGTCGCTCCGGCAAAAGACGTTCGCCGTATCGGTGCTTTAGCGGCCTTAGGTGGACTTAAAAACGGTCACAAAGGTGCTGAAGGCCTTGATATGAATTCACTTAAAAACATCCGCGCTGCCGGCACAGGTGCTGGTGGTGGCGGTATCGGTAACGCCGGTCGCGGTGGTGCTAAGGGTTACCTTTCTGGTTCTGGCTTGATTGCTGGCAGCCCGGGTGAAGGGGCTCGTGCACAAGGTGCGGGCGGTTACGGAACTCGTGGTTCTGGTGGTGGTCGTGCCGGTTACGGTAAGATCTCTTTAGTCGGTGGTACATCGGCTGTCAGCCTTCCACTTGATGATGAAGCTTCTGTTGAAGGTGGATTAGATCGCGATCAAATCATCGCGGTTATCAACCGTAACAAAGGTCAAATCGTTTATTGTTATGAAAAAGGCTTGCAAGCCGCTCCACAAATTGGTGGTCGCGTGGCAGTGAGTTTTGTGATTGGCGCTGCGGGACGTATCACTGTCGCTTCAGTGGCGGAGTCTTCTTTAAATTCGAAAATGGTTGAAAATTGTATGCTTGCGAAGATGCGCAATTGGCAATTCCCTCGCCCCGTGGGCAAGGTCAATGTCGATGTCCTTTATCCGTTTGAGTTAGCTCGCGTGAGCAGTCGCTAGGAGAAATGATTTATGAAAAGTAATAAAACAGCATTTACAGCTTTATTGTCTTTAAGTCTTTTGGCTGCCGGCTGCGGTGAGTACTCTAAATCTCCAGAAGGAGATATGAACGAACTTCGCCAGTGGCAACAAGAACAAAATGGCAAAAACAACGGTCCGGTGATTAAATACGTCGACAAACCTGTCGAACAACCACCGCAAATCGTTTACCGTGAACAAGCTAAAGTCGGTCGTGATGCGATCATCATTTCTACGGGCACACTGATGACTTTCAGTGAAGGTGTTAAAACATCCTACCCGATCCGCACCGCCATCACGGTGCCGGGGGTAAAAATCAGACTTAAGGCTGCAAACTTCCCTAAAGATATTCCTTTAGAGGAATCTAAAACGGAACCAGGCGTTTTCGTTTTAACTTGGACGCCTGACTTTTACACAATTCCATCAGGCGAAACCCATAAAACGTTTATCGCTAAAGTTATTCCAGAGATCATCGCGGGCGATGCCAAAGTTGTTGAGGCTTTGCGTGGTTTAGATCTTTCTCAAGACTTCACGGTTCAAGTATTACCGACTCAAGAACTTCCAAGTGCTTTGACGGTTTCTGGTCTTGAAGCGGAAGTGATGGAAGGAACTGTGGTTCCTTTCTCTGTGACGGTGAAAGTTCCAGGTGTTGATGATAAATCAGCGGAAAAACCGACCTTGGAAGTTTCTTATGATAAAATCAGCGTGACTGAAGGCAATAGCTTCCTTGAAATGGATGGCACTCGCCACGTGACTCCGGATGCCACTAAAAAGTCTGCTGAATACCTTGGCAATTACCAGTGGAAATTCAGTCTTTTGTTTGATACTCAAAAAATGTCTCGCCAAACACAGTTGGCTAAAGATGGTTCTGAGATGGCTAATGCTGACGGCACCCGCGTTCGCTTTAGTTTAAAAGCTAAAGGCGGTCGTGATCTTTCGACGCCTGTGAAATTGGTTCAGGTTAAAATCAAAGCTTTACCAAAGGTAGAAGCAGAACCTACTCCGACAACAGAAACGACGGTCACTCCGGCAGAAACTAAAAAAGAAGAAACAAAAGCTGAAACGACTCCCGCTAAAAAAGAAGAAGTCACTACGAGATCAGCAAAAGTGGACACTGCAAAAGCAGCGGAAGCTGCTAAGAAAGTAGCAGATGCTAAAAAGGCGGCTGATGCAAAGAAAGCCGCGGACGCTAAAAAAGCGGCTGATGCTAAAAAAGCAGCCGACGCGAAGAAAGCGGCGGACGCTAAAAAGGCCGCCGATGCAAAAAAAGCCGCTGACGCTAAAAAAGATACCAAAACTACAACCACTACAAAAAAGAAAACCACAACGACTGCTAAGAAGGAGACTAAATAATGAAAACGATGAAAATCCTCTTAACAGCTCTTCTCGTTTGCTCTTTTGTTCAAACTGCACAAGCGGCGGGCAAAAAGTCTGCGCCTAAACAAATCAATGCCTCTGAAGACATTGATACCTTAGGTGGTAACAAAGACCTTATGGATATGGCAGGCCGTATTCAATCAACCAGCCGTTCACGTATCGTGCAAGAGCGCATCGTGGATCGTCGCAACAAAGTTGAGTTCGGTCTTTCTTACGGCGGCATCATGGGTGGTGACGCTTATCTAAGAACTCAAAGCATTGGTTTTTCGATGGACTACCACATCACTCCTCGTTGGTCGATCGGTGGCCGTTATTATGATTTCGGGTCCAGCCTCACTCCAGAAGGAGAAAGAATCAAAAAAGCTTCCGAAGAAGCAAAAGCCAATGGTGGCGTTGCCAACCCATTTAACGTCGACACTCCACAAAGTGCGATGATGGCTGTTGTAAACTGGTACCCAATTTACGGCAAAACTAGTTTCCTAGATTTAGGTGTCACTCAGTTTGACCTTTACTTGCTTGCTGGCGGTGGTTCTATTGAACTTTCAAGTGGCAACACCGATCTTTATACTGCGGGTTTGGGTGTGGGTGCTTGGATGTCTCGTCATCTTTCCATCCGCTCTGAAATCCGTTACCAAAAATATGATGATATGCCAGACCGCACGGTGGCTCGCTCTGTAGATACAGCGGCGGCGACAATTTCGATCGGATGGATCTTATGATAAAATCAGTTCGCTTTGTTACAGCCACAGCTCTTATGTTCGCGATGAGCACCCCTGCTTTCGCGACCGAGCGCGTGTCTGTAAAAGAGTGGGCTCAGAAGTGGGCTGACTCTTTAAACACTAAAAAGGCGTTGGCGTTTAGCACCGCAGACCTAGAACAGAAAACTCTAGGTTTTTGCAGTGATTGCGATAACAAAACTTTAATGACCAAAGCCCGAAAGGATTTTGAAGCGGGTAAATACGATCAAGCGATCAGCTCTTATAACAAGATTCCTCGTGCCAATACCTATTGGTTAGACGCCGTGGAAGAAAAAGGCTGGGCTTTTTTCCGTAAAGGCGAATTTGAAAAAACTTTGGCGCAAACTAAGACCTTGCTTGCTCCTCAGTTTGCGGAAATCACGAATACCGAAGCTTACCTTCTGCAATCTTTAAGTCAGTTAAAGATTTGTGATTACAAAGGTGTTTTTGAAACGCACCAGGCTTTTAAAGAAAAACAAAAAGCTCGTATCATGGAAGTTCAAGCCTTAGCAAAATCGGGCTGGAATGACTCTTTGACGAAATTTTTGAAAAAAGCTGATAAGTTTCCGTTATCCATGGAGGACATGGGTGACAGCGTTACGAAACTGCCTTTGAACATTTACAAAGACATCGAGTTTCAAAAACAGGTTTTAAGATTTAAAGCTTCCGAAAAAGGAATCGTCTTTGCAGATTCAAAGAACAAATCTGTCGTTGCTAAGTTAGAAAAAATCAACGACGCCGCTTTTAAAGCGCTTAAAAACAGAGTGCAAGAACTGGCTCAAGAAGAAACGAACGAGAACTTTAAAATCATTCAGAAGTTAAATCTGGTTGAAGTGGAAGCCATCCAACGCGTTCACACCGATCAAGCTTTAACCGATGAAATGTACGCGAAAAAAACATTCAACAAGGTTGATTCGGACAAATTAGTATTTATGGATGACGGTCGCCCTTGGATTGATGAACTTGATAAGTTTGAGGTCGCAACGAAATCTTGCGCTCAAGGACTTAGGAGGAAGATGTGAGACATTTAACTGCCGCCGCTATATATATCGCGGCATTCCTTTTATTTGCCGCTTGCAGCCCTGAGTCGTCTTCGTACATCTCTCAACGTCCGGTGCAAAACGAGACGATTGAGTCACCGAAATACGACAAACTGCCAGAACAAACCTTTGAATGGGTGACTTTAGACGGTGGCCAAAGCCAACTGGATTTCAACCCGCAATTGGATATCTTGTTTGTGACGGACAATTCAGAAAGCATGAAGGGTGCGCAAGAGAATTTGTTCAAAAATATGGACAAATTCACTCGCAGCATCACTAAAAACAAAATGATCGATTACCATGTCGGAGTGATTTCGACGTGGGACGGTTCGGAAGCTTACCTTAAAGCGAATCAAAAATATGGTATTGGCGAGCTTCGCTATATTAAAGATAGCAAAGGCCAAAGCTATAACCGTCGTTTCGTGATCAAAACAGATTCTAAAGATATCTTAGCGTCGACTTTAAAAATCGGTGCGGTTCCTTTAGCTCAAGGTGGTCCAGAGAATGAGGAGTTCTTCTCTCCCCTTTCGGCGGCCATTCAGAAAACCGGTCGTGGGGCGGCGAATGAAGAGTTCTTCCGCGAGAACGCTCAATTGGTTGTGATCTTTTTGACCGATGCGGATGATTCAGCCTCCGGTGACCCAAAAGATATCGTGAAAGAATTGATCGCCTTCAAGGG containing:
- a CDS encoding MotA/TolQ/ExbB proton channel family protein, which codes for MEFVLSLARGFTSADAFWMWAILAAQIVSIAIIAERSVALFGARKINQKDLSKLLAEDIKAGNLDKALRRAMQMGKNEPLGVVASAGIQAALDMGGKEEIQLKMDEVLLEENSRVEKRIGFLAMFANVATLIGLLGTITGLIHSFAGIANANPAEKAAILSAGISLAMNTTAYGLIVAVPALIMYAVLQNRASRLTDDLNKGALNLFIQLGFHYEPVTAEEKTSKKSAK
- a CDS encoding ExbD/TolR family protein, encoding MDHDKDLNFEINILPILDILSVLICFLLLTAVWVQIGTLDTRQAIGDNSTAGAENPPSLWITVDTQGAVQLSMRDLPNKKTYEEQIRSSGRGVNWEVLEAKIQALKQQWPDLKTGVVRPEAQASYGDVIRIMDQLKKFQFEGVGLSPLG
- a CDS encoding ExbD/TolR family protein, with translation MKSSSFADKNKKSPLGSLMNLKPGIKGKKKGVRDLALALPLTSLIDAFSIIVIYLLIGTQTTGQEADLPKNLTLPMAEHSVGLDKETTTLTIQKGVYRLNDQVVPVRVLAQKLSEIKKASKEDMTELLVQADQEMKFEDLDPLLKASSQSGFEKMKFAVVPSK
- a CDS encoding tetratricopeptide repeat protein; amino-acid sequence: MKTLNDILTLAAFVTGILAPNGAFADKMNADTQDLVIKKMERVLSAMDKNESSYLSSQQRLADLLSERARMRFMLEVEANCNGCKGSQADRLKAVGIYESLLKDVKINEHGPILFQLAHLYEMAGQNDKAISLYESIVKDAKKKNINPAIVTRSRVGLGDLLFAKGKFKEARENYLVALKDSKLENRSLTVYNLAWCEFNTDNLKGAIATLETLLKTPQKITRDTDEGSRYDGAFHTDIMRDLGTFYTKQDVTSKEINSFEALAPAEKRKDLLLYFAKETDRIGQKKAAREIMNRYLADTTLTKEERIDASVQMAQISYDQGETAASIAAFAKAAADIQKNGCKNGKCDEFQKSMKRFVTELHRSKKLKPDQDLLNAYVTYTNTFPADKEMVLRGASVATEMNNYAVAIQFNRIISENKAFDQKDRTEALQNEVSVAERSKNPTMQREAYLHYLKYADEGPKAFEVRYQLAYLSYSQKQFQDAAGAFEDLAKDKKGTPDLRKKAADLSLDALAQVKNEKALEALAWDYSVIFPQHNKEYSQIARRTLMNNVARTANDAAADKSALKSSLNALDDRKIQNASPAEKILFYKNQSVLALKVEDEKTYITSLNALLAIPSLSKEERLQALEQLTSYYEKRLDFQNAYATASRINNPKISEKEKEFRLGTLADLGGMDASKHYRRALKAGLAGERAYVVRTRLVLLSSSPVKELKEQAKVLKQKPSMLNETVLLVYGKTGDAKGLSAITGMKEMRKQSAVNFIAKQYFYEKVGREANKIAQHKLNTKNDRVLQKSLTDRILLLKRADKLLEESLALKDVTAQMLALNVVSVENLRMVQDLAGLPLPAGLSEKEKAQYLGLLKNQSRPYLMKARVAQAKEQEIWTRSNALAMTIKDYQTARPELKPLLGRELSLLNQVPGKGPMKSALEDALSERPFSSRDLVSARKAVAQSPSDLKEIENLKMIETKIGHPLMPAYLEARISHLQRGKSL
- a CDS encoding AgmX/PglI C-terminal domain-containing protein, giving the protein MSTAKLVILENTLGQKVRTFAVNSDNLNLVYLKDKRRIEACAQLQDLDNEGIEYSLVKKLKLSQISEDGVEIQGLGRLRLFSESAKNSPTYVLAEEQDDEKLKLFVKNTAIGHVAAVALLLIASWVSAHYFTKAQEPQLVTITLPQEVKKETPKPETRQTVKVSEKKIKPTNKVVKKVVKTHTLVKRTAKAVAPAKDVRRIGALAALGGLKNGHKGAEGLDMNSLKNIRAAGTGAGGGGIGNAGRGGAKGYLSGSGLIAGSPGEGARAQGAGGYGTRGSGGGRAGYGKISLVGGTSAVSLPLDDEASVEGGLDRDQIIAVINRNKGQIVYCYEKGLQAAPQIGGRVAVSFVIGAAGRITVASVAESSLNSKMVENCMLAKMRNWQFPRPVGKVNVDVLYPFELARVSSR
- a CDS encoding outer membrane beta-barrel domain-containing protein, translating into MKTMKILLTALLVCSFVQTAQAAGKKSAPKQINASEDIDTLGGNKDLMDMAGRIQSTSRSRIVQERIVDRRNKVEFGLSYGGIMGGDAYLRTQSIGFSMDYHITPRWSIGGRYYDFGSSLTPEGERIKKASEEAKANGGVANPFNVDTPQSAMMAVVNWYPIYGKTSFLDLGVTQFDLYLLAGGGSIELSSGNTDLYTAGLGVGAWMSRHLSIRSEIRYQKYDDMPDRTVARSVDTAAATISIGWIL